In the genome of Raphanus sativus cultivar WK10039 chromosome 4, ASM80110v3, whole genome shotgun sequence, one region contains:
- the LOC108849380 gene encoding transcription factor bHLH147-like: MESIYPVTTTRSSGYDQSRRKRKKKPTSPPPSSSSSSVQKWRSEKQQQIYSTNIIQSLRELRISAAAAADPSAKLPPPRGGGGRAVRDAAYRSLAVTARGRTLWSRAILSKAVRVKLRFRKLNRSRNSNPATVVSITGNNRLRKKRATVLRLKGKGLPAVQKRVKFLSRLIPGCRKQPLPVVLEETTDYIVAMEMQIRALNAIISAVGSGSSSSPPMPEMGHDGEETRMLG, translated from the coding sequence ATGGAGTCGATTTATCCGGTAACGACGACGAGGAGCTCCGGTTACGATCAATCTCGACGTAAGCGGAAGAAAAAACCTACTTCGCCACCAccatcgtcgtcgtcgtcgtcggtGCAGAAATGGAGATCGGAGAAGCAACAGCAGATCTACTCTACTAACATCATTCAATCTCTCAGGGAACTCCGGATCAGCGCCGCCGCAGCCGCGGATCCTTCTGCGAAGCTGCCTCCTCCTCGTGGCGGAGGAGGTAGAGCAGTACGCGACGCAGCTTACCGGTCCTTGGCGGTCACGGCGAGAGGCAGGACGCTGTGGAGCCGAGCTATTCTGTCCAAAGCTGTgagagtgaagctcaggttcaGGAAACTGAACCGGTCGAGAAATTCGAATCCGGCGACGGTTGTATCGATAACCGGGAATAACCggttgaggaagaagagagcAACGGTTTTGAGGCTGAAGGGGAAGGGTTTGCCAGCCGTGCAGAAGAGAGTGAAATTTCTGAGCCGGTTAATTCCCGGTTGTCGGAAACAACCGTTACCGGTGGTTTTAGAGGAAACCACTGATTATATCGTTGCGATGGAGATGCAGATTCGTGCTTTGAATGCTATTATCTCCGCCGTTGGTTCCGGCTCCAGCTCGTCGCCACCAATGCCGGAGATGGGTCATGATGGCGAAGAGACACGCATGCTTGGTTAG
- the LOC108853504 gene encoding outer envelope pore protein 16-2, chloroplastic-like: MNEERSQRTMETSGGKKITVEIKRFENEKSGLFDLGHPLLNSIADSFVKAAGVGALQAVSREAYFTVVDGAGSDSSENTGSKTHRFPNLRGESSKSLEALVKNTGKESLQWGLAAGLYSGITYGMKEARGGAHDWRNSVVAGALTGAAMAATTSERTSHEQVVQSALTGAAISAAANLLSSVF, encoded by the exons ATGAATGAAGAGAGAAGCCAAAGAACAATGGAGACGAGTGGAGGAAAAAAGATAACGGTTGAGATCAAAAGATTTGAGAATGAGAAGTCAGGCTTGTTCGATCTTGGTCATCCTCTTCTCAACAGCATCGCCGACTCCTTCGTCAAAGCCGCAGGG GTTGGAGCTTTACAAGCTGTGTCGAGGGAAGCTTATTTCACGGTGGTTGATG GGGCAGGGTCTGACTCGAGTGAGAATACGGGAAGCAAGACACATAGGTTCCCTAATCTCAGAG GGGAAAGCAGCAAATCTCTGGAAGCACTG GTGAAGAATACAGGAAAAGAATCTCTCCAATGGG GCCTAGCAGCTGGATTATATTCGGGTATAACTTATGGAATGAAGGAGGCTCGTGGAGGAGCTCATGATTGG AGGAATAGCGTGGTGGCTGGAGCATTGACAGGAGCGGCTATGGCTGCGACGACCTCGGAGAGGACAAGCCATGAGCAAGTGGTTCAGTCTGCTCTTACCGGAGCAGCCATTTCCGCTGCTGCTAACCTCCTCTCCAGCGTTTTCTAG
- the LOC108853251 gene encoding uncharacterized protein LOC108853251 isoform X1, with the protein MATENKRADDIVFSQERESSTCGTNKYKGLVPKKKPLISQPKRAFFDSADWVLYKQQASADERTIEAIENLRPKLVRTPHKQLPPRGPTFATGQENLVINYSTGTSGSIGMESCTSGHQDLNSSQLLHKSNTSRSCLPSAGDPTWCTSLQGRCGLGRQFRTL; encoded by the exons ATGGCGACGGAAAACAAAAGAGCCGACGATATCGTCTTTTCTCAGGAACGAGAG TCGTCTACCTGTGGTACGAACAAATACAAAGGACTTGTGCCAAAGAAAAAGCCTCTCATTTCGCAG CCCAAACGTGCCTTTTTTGATTCTGCAGACTGGGTTTTATACAAG CAACAAGCAAGTGCAGATGAGAGAACAATAGAGGCGATAGAAAACTTAAGACCCAAACTAGTG aGAACGCCTCACAAGCAACTTCCCCCAAGGGGACCTACCTTTGCAACTGGACAAGAGAATCTG GTGATAAACTACTCTACTGGAACTTCAGGCAGCATAGGAATGGAATCATGCACAAGCGGACACCAAGATCTCAACTCCTCGCAGCTCCTCCACAAATCAAACACATCACGTTCCTGCTTGCCCTCCGCCGGCGATCCCACCTGGTGTACTAGTCTGCAAGGTCGATGCGGTTTGGGCCGTCAATTCCGGACGTTGTGA
- the LOC108853251 gene encoding uncharacterized protein LOC108853251 isoform X2 — protein MATENKRADDIVFSQERESSTCGTNKYKGLVPKKKPLISQPKRAFFDSADWVLYKQQASADERTIEAIENLRPKLVRTPHKQLPPRGPTFATGQENLTYSSF, from the exons ATGGCGACGGAAAACAAAAGAGCCGACGATATCGTCTTTTCTCAGGAACGAGAG TCGTCTACCTGTGGTACGAACAAATACAAAGGACTTGTGCCAAAGAAAAAGCCTCTCATTTCGCAG CCCAAACGTGCCTTTTTTGATTCTGCAGACTGGGTTTTATACAAG CAACAAGCAAGTGCAGATGAGAGAACAATAGAGGCGATAGAAAACTTAAGACCCAAACTAGTG aGAACGCCTCACAAGCAACTTCCCCCAAGGGGACCTACCTTTGCAACTGGACAAGAGAATCTG ACATATTCGAGCTTTTAG